A genomic stretch from Desulfohalobium retbaense DSM 5692 includes:
- a CDS encoding M20/M25/M40 family metallo-hydrolase — protein sequence MNSCSSQNKITEFDIRGWVKTKLEKLPEWTWVTSFLLEMCSIDTSLKEDVSAVRQNEERTFQCIISSFKPYVSHSHGIEKPAIESAVFSDSYYTWPRYSGTEYKNFDYVYNNRYNLLISQKSNLQKKHRWMLHAHIDTVPPHIPPQIDGSKVFGRGAVDDKAGIAAIGLVLRWLHELRELGFKELPPIDAAFTIDEEAGGNGSLALATSLAETPDTILVLEPTRLLPHPANRGALWFQISIDPESRVGDQALVLVAAEIIMEIQWLGKELRHEGVHPLFCPEHVQTCLGIWGDWGDFPASACSFFEFLFAPDNHLNLNKQDITSKLNEILYNEAQKNGLKIHKGVVRVQPENQSHSGWYRVQVQADSGHMGSMTRDTDALTKSAFLISAIKQKQYGDISWIGHSPLTIEGGQGFTPRHSMQEIQNRLKKAVFKAAKRACNALGYSEEDIQVQVGFDKIHNEAFCSDLEALGTHSMLKSADFLLGLEKPLQSQGWQASCDARIYARQCPDVLTFGPGALEHAHSPDEFVQVEDIFKAAGLILLAMLQEGSC from the coding sequence ATGAATAGTTGTTCGTCTCAAAACAAAATAACAGAATTTGATATCCGCGGCTGGGTCAAAACAAAGCTGGAAAAACTTCCAGAATGGACGTGGGTAACAAGCTTTTTGTTAGAAATGTGCTCTATAGATACTTCCCTCAAAGAGGATGTCTCAGCCGTTCGACAAAATGAGGAGCGTACTTTTCAGTGCATTATAAGTTCATTCAAGCCCTATGTATCTCATTCTCACGGTATAGAGAAACCCGCAATAGAGTCAGCTGTCTTTTCTGATTCCTATTATACATGGCCTCGTTATTCCGGGACAGAATATAAAAATTTTGATTATGTCTACAACAATCGTTATAATTTATTAATTTCTCAAAAAAGCAACTTGCAAAAAAAACATCGCTGGATGCTGCACGCTCATATTGATACCGTCCCGCCACATATACCGCCACAAATAGACGGTTCCAAGGTCTTCGGGCGCGGAGCAGTAGACGATAAAGCCGGTATTGCCGCCATTGGCCTGGTTTTGCGCTGGTTACATGAATTAAGGGAATTGGGATTCAAAGAACTCCCGCCTATAGACGCGGCATTCACCATTGACGAGGAAGCAGGGGGCAACGGTTCTTTGGCCCTGGCCACAAGTCTTGCTGAAACACCGGATACAATACTTGTCCTGGAGCCAACGCGGCTTCTGCCGCATCCTGCAAATCGTGGTGCGCTTTGGTTTCAGATCTCCATAGATCCTGAATCCCGAGTCGGGGACCAAGCCCTGGTGCTTGTTGCCGCGGAAATAATAATGGAAATCCAATGGCTTGGAAAAGAACTTCGCCATGAAGGTGTTCACCCACTTTTCTGCCCTGAACATGTGCAGACCTGCCTCGGAATTTGGGGAGACTGGGGTGATTTTCCAGCCTCGGCCTGCAGTTTTTTTGAATTTTTGTTTGCTCCAGACAATCACCTCAACTTGAACAAACAGGACATTACGTCTAAATTAAATGAAATATTGTATAATGAGGCCCAAAAAAATGGCTTAAAAATCCACAAGGGCGTCGTCCGGGTCCAACCTGAAAACCAGAGTCATAGCGGATGGTACAGGGTGCAGGTTCAAGCGGATAGCGGCCATATGGGGTCAATGACCAGGGACACCGATGCTCTCACCAAATCCGCCTTTTTGATCTCCGCAATCAAACAAAAACAGTACGGCGATATATCCTGGATTGGCCACTCTCCTTTGACAATTGAAGGCGGGCAGGGATTCACTCCCAGGCACAGTATGCAGGAAATCCAGAACAGATTGAAAAAGGCCGTCTTCAAGGCCGCAAAACGGGCCTGCAATGCGTTGGGTTATTCCGAGGAGGATATTCAAGTGCAGGTCGGATTTGATAAAATCCATAACGAAGCCTTTTGCAGCGACCTAGAAGCTCTTGGCACGCACTCAATGCTTAAATCTGCCGATTTTTTGCTAGGCCTAGAAAAACCTCTTCAATCTCAGGGCTGGCAAGCGAGCTGCGATGCCCGCATTTACGCCAGACAATGTCCGGATGTGCTGACCTTCGGCCCCGGAGCTTTGGAACATGCCCACAGCCCGGACGAGTTCGTTCAGGTCGAAGATATTTTCAAGGCCGCAGGCCTCATATTGCTGGCCATGCTCCAAGAGGGATCGTGCTGA